One Pseudomonas sp. HOU2 genomic window carries:
- a CDS encoding DUF2970 domain-containing protein has translation MDDPVDNKPPSFWQMLHSVMAAAFGVQSGKNRARDFTHGKPSHFVILGIGFTAVFALTLFVIVKLVLHFAGV, from the coding sequence ATGGACGATCCAGTCGACAACAAGCCACCGAGCTTCTGGCAGATGCTGCACAGCGTGATGGCTGCGGCATTCGGCGTGCAAAGCGGGAAAAACCGGGCAAGGGATTTCACCCATGGCAAGCCCAGCCATTTCGTGATCCTGGGGATCGGCTTCACTGCGGTATTCGCCCTGACGCTGTTTGTCATCGTCAAACTGGTGCTGCATTTCGCCGGGGTCTGA
- the metH gene encoding methionine synthase gives MSDRSVRLQALKQALKERILILDGGMGTMIQSYKLEEQDYRGKRFADWPSDVKGNNDLLVITRPDVIGGIEKAYLDAGADILETNTFNATRISMADYGMEELAYELNVEGARLARKIADAKTAENPDKPRFVAGVLGPTSRTCSLSPDVNNPGYRNVTFDELVENYTEATKGLIEGGVDLILIETIFDTLNAKAAIFAVQGVFEELHIELPIMISGTITDASGRTLSGQTTEAFWNSVAHAKPISVGLNCALGASELRPYLEELSNKASTHVSAHPNAGLPNEFGEYDELPAQTAKVIEEFAQSGFLNIVGGCCGTTPGHIEAIAKAVAGYAPRQIPDIPKACRLSGLEPFTIDRSSLFVNVGERTNITGSAKFARLIREDNYTEALEVALQQVEAGAQVIDINMDEGMLDSKKAMVTFLNLIAGEPDISRVPIMIDSSKWEVIEAGLKCIQGKGIVNSISMKEGVEQFIHHARLCKRYGAAVVVMAFDEAGQADTEARKKEICKRSYDILVNEVGFPPEDIIFDPNIFAVATGIEEHNNYAVDFINACAYIRDELPYALSSGGVSNVSFSFRGNNPVREAIHSVFLLYAIRAGLTMGIVNAGQLEIYDQIPQELRDAVEDVILNRTPEGTDALLAIADKYKGDGSVKEAETEEWRSWDVNKRLEHALVKGITTHIVEDTEESRQSFARPIEVIEGPLMSGMNIVGDLFGAGKMFLPQVVKSARVMKQAVAHLIPFIELEKGDKPEAKGKILMATVKGDVHDIGKNIVGVVLGCNGYDIVDLGVMVPAEKILQVAKEEKCDIIGLSGLITPSLDEMVHVAREMQRQDFHLPLMIGGATTSKAHTAVKIEPKYSNDAVVYVTDASRAVGVATQLLSKELKAGFVEKTRADYVDVRERTANRSARTERLSYAAAIAKKPQFDWANYAPVKPTFTGTRVLDNIDLNVLAEYIDWTPFFISWDLAGKFPRILEDEVVGEAATALYKDAREMLTKLIDEKLISARAVFGFWPANQVHDDDIELYGDDGKPMARLHHLRQQIIKTDGKPNFSLADFVAPKDSEVTDYVGGFITTAGIGAEEVAKAYQDAGDDYNSIMVKALADRLAEACAEWLHQQVRKEHWGYAKDEVLDNEALIKEQYSGIRPAPGYPACPDHTEKATLFTLLDPEASEMRAGRSGVFLTEHYAMFPAAAVSGWYFAHPQAQYFAVGKVDKDQVQSYTSRKGQDLSVTERWLAPNLGYDE, from the coding sequence ATGTCCGATCGCAGCGTCCGCCTTCAAGCTCTCAAGCAAGCCCTCAAAGAGCGCATCCTGATACTCGACGGCGGCATGGGCACGATGATCCAGAGCTACAAGCTCGAAGAACAGGATTATCGCGGCAAACGCTTTGCCGACTGGCCAAGTGACGTCAAGGGCAACAACGACCTGCTGGTGATCACCCGTCCGGACGTGATCGGCGGCATCGAAAAGGCTTATCTGGATGCCGGCGCCGACATTCTGGAAACCAACACCTTCAACGCCACGCGCATTTCCATGGCCGATTACGGCATGGAAGAGCTGGCGTACGAATTAAACGTAGAAGGCGCACGACTGGCGCGCAAGATCGCCGACGCCAAGACCGCCGAGAACCCGGACAAGCCGCGTTTCGTCGCCGGCGTGCTCGGCCCGACCAGCCGCACCTGCTCGCTGTCGCCAGACGTCAACAACCCCGGCTACCGCAACGTCACCTTCGATGAGCTGGTGGAAAACTACACTGAAGCCACCAAAGGCCTGATCGAGGGCGGCGTCGATCTGATCCTGATCGAAACCATCTTCGACACGCTCAACGCCAAAGCCGCGATCTTCGCCGTGCAAGGCGTGTTCGAAGAGCTGCACATCGAACTGCCGATCATGATTTCCGGAACCATCACCGATGCGTCCGGCCGCACTCTGTCCGGCCAGACCACTGAAGCGTTCTGGAACTCCGTGGCCCACGCCAAGCCAATCTCGGTCGGCCTCAACTGCGCCCTTGGCGCCAGTGAACTGCGTCCGTACCTGGAAGAGTTGTCGAACAAGGCCAGCACCCACGTGTCGGCGCACCCGAACGCCGGTTTGCCGAACGAATTCGGCGAGTACGACGAACTGCCGGCGCAAACCGCCAAGGTCATCGAAGAATTCGCCCAGAGCGGTTTCCTCAACATCGTCGGCGGTTGCTGCGGCACCACACCTGGCCACATCGAAGCCATCGCCAAAGCCGTGGCCGGTTATGCGCCGCGACAGATTCCGGACATTCCCAAGGCTTGCCGCCTGTCCGGTCTGGAGCCGTTCACCATCGATCGCAGCTCGTTGTTCGTCAACGTCGGCGAGCGTACCAACATCACCGGTTCCGCCAAGTTCGCCCGTCTGATCCGTGAAGACAACTACACCGAAGCCCTGGAAGTCGCCCTGCAGCAGGTCGAGGCCGGCGCGCAGGTGATCGACATCAACATGGACGAAGGCATGCTCGATTCGAAGAAGGCCATGGTGACCTTCCTCAATCTGATTGCCGGCGAGCCGGACATCTCCCGCGTGCCGATCATGATCGACTCGTCGAAATGGGAAGTTATCGAAGCGGGTCTGAAGTGCATTCAGGGCAAGGGCATCGTCAACTCGATCAGCATGAAAGAAGGCGTCGAGCAGTTCATCCATCACGCCAGACTGTGCAAACGCTATGGCGCGGCGGTGGTGGTGATGGCGTTCGACGAAGCCGGCCAGGCCGACACCGAAGCGCGCAAGAAAGAAATCTGCAAACGCTCCTACGACATTCTGGTCAACGAAGTCGGCTTCCCGCCGGAAGACATCATCTTCGACCCGAACATCTTCGCCGTGGCCACCGGCATCGAAGAACACAACAACTACGCTGTGGACTTCATCAACGCCTGTGCCTACATCCGCGACGAGCTGCCGTATGCGCTGAGTTCCGGCGGCGTGTCCAACGTGTCGTTCTCGTTCCGTGGCAACAACCCGGTGCGTGAAGCGATTCACTCGGTGTTCCTGCTGTACGCGATCCGCGCCGGCCTGACCATGGGTATCGTCAACGCCGGTCAGCTGGAAATCTACGACCAGATCCCGCAGGAACTGCGTGACGCCGTCGAAGACGTGATCCTCAACCGCACGCCGGAAGGCACCGACGCCCTCCTCGCCATCGCCGACAAGTACAAGGGCGACGGCAGCGTCAAGGAAGCCGAGACCGAAGAGTGGCGCAGCTGGGACGTCAACAAGCGTCTGGAGCATGCGCTGGTCAAGGGCATCACCACCCACATCGTCGAAGACACCGAAGAGTCGCGCCAGTCGTTCGCGCGCCCGATCGAAGTCATCGAAGGCCCGCTGATGTCCGGCATGAACATCGTCGGCGACCTGTTCGGCGCCGGCAAAATGTTCCTGCCGCAGGTGGTGAAATCCGCCCGCGTAATGAAGCAGGCCGTGGCGCATTTGATCCCGTTCATCGAGCTGGAAAAAGGCGACAAGCCGGAAGCCAAGGGCAAGATCCTCATGGCAACGGTCAAAGGCGACGTACACGACATCGGCAAGAACATCGTCGGCGTGGTGCTGGGTTGCAACGGCTACGACATCGTCGACCTCGGCGTGATGGTCCCGGCGGAGAAAATCCTCCAGGTCGCCAAGGAAGAAAAGTGCGACATCATCGGTCTGTCCGGCCTGATCACCCCGTCGCTGGACGAAATGGTCCACGTGGCCCGTGAAATGCAGCGTCAGGATTTCCATCTGCCGCTGATGATCGGTGGCGCGACCACCTCCAAGGCACACACCGCGGTGAAGATCGAACCGAAGTACAGCAACGATGCGGTGGTCTACGTCACTGACGCCTCGCGCGCGGTGGGTGTGGCGACGCAGTTGTTGTCCAAGGAACTCAAGGCCGGTTTCGTCGAGAAGACCCGCGCCGATTATGTCGATGTACGCGAGCGCACCGCCAACCGCAGCGCTCGGACCGAACGCCTGAGCTACGCGGCGGCGATTGCCAAGAAGCCGCAGTTCGACTGGGCGAATTACGCGCCGGTCAAACCGACCTTCACCGGCACCCGCGTACTGGACAACATCGACCTCAACGTTCTGGCCGAGTACATCGACTGGACGCCGTTCTTCATTTCCTGGGACCTGGCCGGCAAATTCCCGCGCATCCTTGAAGATGAAGTGGTCGGTGAAGCCGCCACCGCGCTGTACAAGGACGCGCGCGAGATGCTCACCAAGCTGATCGACGAGAAACTGATCAGCGCCCGTGCAGTGTTCGGTTTCTGGCCGGCCAATCAGGTGCATGACGACGACATCGAACTGTACGGCGATGACGGCAAGCCAATGGCGCGCCTGCATCACCTGCGTCAGCAGATCATCAAGACCGACGGCAAGCCGAACTTCTCGCTGGCCGACTTCGTCGCGCCGAAGGACAGCGAAGTGACCGACTACGTCGGCGGGTTCATCACCACCGCTGGCATCGGCGCCGAGGAAGTCGCCAAGGCTTATCAGGACGCCGGCGACGACTACAACTCGATCATGGTCAAGGCCCTCGCCGACCGTTTGGCCGAGGCTTGCGCCGAATGGCTGCACCAGCAAGTGCGTAAAGAACACTGGGGTTATGCCAAGGACGAGGTGCTGGATAACGAAGCACTGATCAAAGAACAGTACTCCGGCATCCGCCCTGCCCCGGGTTACCCGGCCTGCCCGGATCACACCGAGAAAGCCACGCTGTTCACCCTGCTCGACCCCGAGGCCAGCGAGATGCGCGCTGGCCGCAGCGGCGTGTTCCTCACCGAGCATTACGCGATGTTCCCGGCGGCAGCGGTCAGCGGCTGGTACTTCGCCCATCCGCAGGCGCAGTATTTTGCCGTGGGCAAGGTCGACAAGGATCAGGTGCAGAGCTACACCTCGCGCAAAGGTCAGGACCTGAGCGTAACCGAGCGCTGGCTGGCGCCAAACCTCGGTTACGACGAATAA
- a CDS encoding NEL-type E3 ubiquitin ligase domain-containing protein, translated as MSTHPPTLPRAPVSASLHGELLEQMIPDWLIAATPARRAAMKAVNSRPAHGYHEFPNDQQQALKERVTAAFVAQTRLDKTMAGLESVDAFAQALLGKALKDQFNVTVDLGKTLLCLRRPLELGVLEVEVSTFEVLKLPLLQAVLHNFEAAECEAGAYHPKSGFVVETATPGEFQAAEIGITVSQFLTLCRSLDVGARYQARIKGFFEKTDALRQQFITSQKTALRAAAEWALLKKDIEPADYQMILSVVDGQIHPQLGGKAVWFRDLSLMKRRMTGCVVFSISERYRYTNEFIVYIPHDPQHPLKRYSSAQMREVFKRKFTATDPAATGPGPTAYQQFFSQFVAYADRPYYFSQFTQKAADSPSDPLHSIWVKVAQLMPPLSTIARIKELPPEAPGKREPQPDPYLDPFGITRKGVAGIWADNTDLWQYLYEEHQAKFIADARAHAVPTADVDARVRAEKLSHLLEFGMLALNMVSMFVPVLGEIMMTVMAGQLLYESFEGAIEWSEGDRQAAKAHLVDVAQNLALIGVMGAVGKGAGRLRAASAEPVIEHLHPVERPDGSVRLWKPDLDAYVSDSVLPATAVPDAQGVYRFDGKTFIRQQGKVYQTHYDEPLKSWRIRHPHDPAAYQPILEHNRLGAWRHNLERPLSWDRLTLLRRIGHSTEAFSDAQLLEIADVSGVSDDALRQMHLDHQPAPLALADTLRLYEADQQVGRLIDQVERGTVLDDSYLLTLPMLTQMPRWPSGQILQVFDAAQLSGPSRLFGAESGFIEGQVHTAIQVTRAEVLDGQLPERILAALDESQTRWLLGAEPARVVESRPLELRKQIADYLRTRQPAMFDRLYDELALNDPRIARLQDATPGLGSSAAIRVLLEANAEELARLQNAERVPLRLLELSREYARQRRFNHAVAGLHRENPGGSESQWLALRALERLPGWSDEVRLEVREGSFDGPLIDSIGSESAVQTKYLVKRGPVYQAYNERGEELNSVPRHGDNFLASILHALPDQSRQALGFAQVTRSAGLRRALIRYVARHRSEMARLASKRQGHKKRFKAPVRVRQHWLGYYASGRGEGVNPLLVTRVQDVYPALTDQQAGGFILKQLAAGRTDAQIYELLQRRMREWQALESTLAQWEGVPAPEPTLQSMIGGRASVVRSLKQSWRKSPLADSQATAARLDLTCDDPLPVLTADFSHVRDLRIRGRCITDANVDELLGSFPGLRALRINATAETFTNVPAVLQNLPEFTDLTLYCAMPYAADMPARLAQLTRLEALSVSTSSYQPLAFDVSGMRNLRTLDIVAYSLFDWPAGVLELPALERLNLRDTGISSVPPTLLQGHGKLWPGLSLDWSRFSRENFAGVYEYVKTHPEHLIDRETMVRDYCRGELRRLGEGVNQSPEGVFNRFFEQWPDEQQRFTAINALSDQFAALASELNQWQQRVVVSAESLRELIARSNLAQVLKTSWRKGMFKRYGATLSASTVDLSGLMLSELPVLPADAFAHVRTLLLSGQRVAAAQVRGFVSAFSEVRTLDLSDNALHEWPIESQGLSRLVHLDLADNLLTDTSRLQSGLSALPALEQLNLRNNPLSELNVDSLQRLKALDLHGTHLQQWPAGAESLPQLSWLDLRDTRIGTLPPAVLESTALLNSNLSGAPLTAAASADLRVAQRRLEHTIGLPEGALDAFARQPVPATFPPVENGVSVARQLLPLTPAPVSTGLTRMRQNLQRLQPAFTDEHAMQMIEALRNEGATDVQIGERITGWSQTFETLVRRLNGWLYTRETRGVDWVISSQSRSLAAWRILTCWRARLSVPGVDAVLDLNGLQLGDLPPVPEDFGHVGSLNLTGTRVTAEGSNGFLKSFSHLRNLTLNGNELTALPDGVRQMPELERLELSSNNFSDSEHLYDALSGLEHLQTLDLSYNHLEAFDVSYFEHLRSLDLRNNNLAEWPAGALDAQHLRTLNLSRNDITAIPEEALDGQHDELMDGTDLTDNYNLSEDSLDRLRTYQAAGQRQRVLGFSRSDLEEMADDVAGGLSETTDSIESDETLPGEQAHAQQKAPWLANLPAEQASARDILWDQLAAEPDSAAFFHLLDRLQDTQEFRVANADLTRRVWMVMEAAAANTELREVIFAGSATHGTCVDGRILTFSGLESKVFTYNALLDLPAGRPGIRGEALLSLSRQLFRLDKVDELAKAAAARSGFDEAEVRLGYRIGLTGGWDDGLELPGQPKNMKFASGVTPQQLVNARAEVVSAERSDRFLEDLIQRDYWLDYLKEQQPEAFRQMDEVQLMEEGEDEALSADDPLYLSRLFDQAAARNARLIELSRREIEQIGLSAGNAQMPGSSGQLSGG; from the coding sequence ATGTCCACTCATCCCCCGACATTGCCCCGCGCACCGGTCAGCGCCAGTCTTCACGGCGAGCTGCTTGAGCAGATGATCCCCGATTGGCTGATTGCCGCCACGCCCGCCCGGCGAGCCGCGATGAAAGCAGTCAATAGCCGGCCAGCGCACGGCTATCACGAATTCCCGAATGATCAGCAGCAAGCCTTGAAAGAGCGGGTCACGGCGGCCTTTGTCGCCCAGACCCGACTCGACAAAACCATGGCCGGCCTTGAAAGCGTCGATGCATTTGCCCAGGCGCTGCTCGGCAAGGCACTCAAGGATCAGTTCAACGTGACGGTCGATCTCGGCAAGACCTTGCTGTGTCTCAGACGGCCCCTCGAACTCGGGGTGCTGGAGGTGGAAGTTTCCACGTTCGAAGTGCTGAAGCTGCCCTTGCTGCAAGCGGTGTTGCACAACTTCGAGGCCGCGGAATGCGAAGCGGGTGCCTATCACCCCAAGTCCGGTTTCGTGGTCGAGACAGCGACCCCAGGCGAGTTTCAGGCAGCAGAAATCGGCATCACGGTCAGTCAGTTTCTGACCCTGTGTCGTTCGCTGGACGTCGGTGCCCGTTATCAGGCACGGATCAAAGGGTTTTTCGAAAAAACCGACGCCTTGCGCCAACAATTCATTACCAGCCAGAAAACCGCGCTGCGTGCCGCCGCTGAATGGGCGCTACTGAAAAAGGACATCGAGCCCGCCGACTACCAGATGATTTTGTCGGTGGTGGACGGCCAGATCCATCCGCAGCTCGGCGGCAAGGCTGTCTGGTTTCGTGATCTGAGCCTGATGAAGCGGCGGATGACCGGTTGCGTGGTGTTCAGCATCAGCGAGCGCTACCGCTATACCAACGAGTTCATCGTCTACATCCCCCATGACCCGCAACACCCGCTCAAGCGTTACAGCAGTGCGCAGATGCGTGAGGTGTTCAAACGCAAGTTCACGGCCACCGACCCTGCAGCTACCGGGCCAGGACCGACCGCTTACCAGCAGTTTTTCAGTCAGTTCGTCGCTTATGCCGACCGTCCTTACTATTTCAGTCAGTTCACCCAAAAGGCAGCAGATTCCCCGAGTGACCCGTTGCATTCGATCTGGGTCAAGGTCGCACAGCTGATGCCGCCACTGTCCACCATCGCGCGTATCAAGGAGCTGCCACCTGAAGCCCCCGGCAAGCGCGAGCCGCAGCCTGACCCGTATCTCGACCCGTTTGGCATCACGCGCAAAGGCGTTGCCGGAATCTGGGCCGACAACACGGATCTGTGGCAATACCTCTACGAAGAGCACCAGGCCAAATTCATCGCCGACGCGCGCGCCCACGCCGTCCCCACGGCGGACGTCGATGCCAGGGTACGGGCAGAAAAGCTCAGTCATCTGCTCGAGTTCGGCATGCTGGCGTTGAACATGGTGTCGATGTTTGTCCCGGTCCTGGGCGAAATCATGATGACCGTGATGGCCGGGCAACTGCTCTATGAGTCGTTCGAAGGCGCCATCGAATGGTCGGAAGGCGATCGCCAGGCTGCCAAGGCGCATCTGGTCGATGTGGCGCAGAACCTCGCGCTGATTGGCGTGATGGGCGCAGTCGGCAAGGGCGCAGGGCGACTGCGTGCGGCCTCCGCCGAGCCGGTGATCGAGCATCTGCACCCGGTCGAACGGCCTGACGGCTCGGTTCGCCTGTGGAAACCTGATCTCGATGCCTACGTCAGCGATAGTGTCCTGCCTGCGACTGCCGTGCCCGATGCGCAGGGCGTGTATCGATTCGACGGCAAGACCTTCATTCGCCAGCAGGGCAAGGTCTACCAGACGCACTACGACGAGCCCTTGAAAAGCTGGCGCATCCGCCACCCGCATGATCCTGCGGCGTATCAACCGATCCTTGAGCACAACCGACTGGGCGCCTGGCGCCACAACCTGGAGCGACCGCTGAGCTGGGATCGACTGACCCTGCTGCGGCGCATCGGTCACTCGACTGAGGCGTTTTCGGATGCGCAACTGCTCGAAATCGCCGATGTCAGTGGGGTCAGTGATGATGCCCTGCGTCAGATGCACCTCGATCATCAGCCGGCGCCACTGGCCCTCGCCGACACTCTGCGTCTGTATGAGGCGGATCAGCAGGTCGGGCGGCTGATCGATCAGGTCGAACGAGGAACTGTCCTGGACGATTCGTATCTGCTGACGCTGCCAATGCTCACGCAAATGCCGCGCTGGCCGAGCGGGCAGATCCTGCAAGTCTTCGACGCAGCGCAGTTGTCCGGCCCCAGCCGGCTGTTCGGCGCGGAATCAGGCTTTATCGAGGGCCAGGTGCACACGGCGATCCAGGTGACTCGCGCCGAAGTGCTCGACGGCCAATTGCCTGAGCGTATTCTGGCAGCGCTGGATGAGTCGCAAACACGTTGGCTGCTGGGTGCCGAGCCGGCGCGTGTCGTCGAATCCCGGCCTTTGGAACTGCGCAAACAGATCGCCGATTACCTGCGCACCCGGCAACCCGCAATGTTCGACAGGCTCTATGACGAACTCGCGTTGAACGACCCGCGAATCGCCAGGCTACAAGACGCCACACCGGGGTTGGGCAGCTCGGCGGCTATCCGTGTGCTGCTGGAGGCGAATGCCGAGGAATTGGCACGCCTGCAAAACGCTGAGCGGGTTCCGTTGCGGCTGCTGGAGCTCTCCCGTGAATATGCCCGGCAGCGCCGCTTCAACCACGCGGTCGCTGGCCTGCACAGGGAGAATCCGGGCGGCAGCGAAAGCCAATGGCTGGCCTTGCGCGCCCTGGAACGGCTGCCGGGCTGGTCGGACGAGGTGCGTCTGGAGGTGCGCGAAGGCAGTTTCGACGGGCCGTTGATCGACAGTATCGGCAGCGAAAGTGCCGTCCAGACCAAGTACTTGGTTAAGCGCGGGCCGGTCTATCAGGCGTACAACGAGCGCGGCGAAGAGCTCAACAGTGTTCCGCGTCACGGCGACAACTTCCTCGCCTCAATCCTCCACGCGTTGCCCGACCAGTCGCGACAGGCCCTGGGGTTCGCCCAGGTTACGCGCAGCGCCGGACTGCGTCGGGCGCTGATCCGGTATGTGGCCCGCCACCGTAGCGAAATGGCTCGTCTGGCGAGCAAACGCCAGGGCCACAAGAAGCGCTTCAAGGCGCCAGTGCGGGTACGCCAGCACTGGCTGGGTTATTACGCCAGCGGTCGCGGCGAAGGCGTCAACCCGCTGCTGGTGACGCGCGTGCAGGACGTGTATCCGGCGCTGACGGATCAGCAGGCGGGCGGGTTCATCCTCAAACAGTTGGCTGCCGGGCGGACTGACGCGCAGATCTACGAGTTGTTGCAAAGGCGCATGCGTGAATGGCAGGCGCTCGAATCGACGCTGGCGCAATGGGAAGGTGTGCCAGCCCCGGAGCCGACACTGCAATCGATGATCGGCGGCCGAGCCAGCGTGGTGCGCAGCCTCAAGCAGAGCTGGCGCAAATCGCCGCTGGCTGATAGCCAGGCCACCGCCGCACGCCTCGATCTGACGTGCGACGACCCGTTGCCGGTGCTGACGGCGGATTTCTCGCATGTGCGCGATCTGCGAATCCGGGGGCGATGCATCACCGATGCCAACGTCGATGAGTTGTTGGGCAGTTTCCCCGGACTCAGGGCGCTGCGCATCAATGCCACCGCAGAAACGTTCACCAACGTGCCGGCGGTGTTGCAGAACCTGCCGGAGTTCACTGACCTGACGCTCTACTGTGCAATGCCCTATGCCGCCGACATGCCTGCACGGCTGGCTCAGTTGACCCGCCTTGAAGCATTGAGTGTCAGCACCTCGAGCTATCAGCCACTGGCCTTCGACGTCAGCGGCATGCGTAACCTGCGCACGCTCGACATCGTCGCCTATTCATTGTTCGACTGGCCTGCGGGTGTCCTGGAATTACCAGCCCTGGAGCGTCTGAATCTCAGAGACACGGGGATCAGCAGCGTGCCGCCGACATTGTTGCAGGGGCATGGAAAACTCTGGCCGGGGCTGTCGCTGGACTGGTCAAGATTCTCCCGGGAAAATTTCGCGGGCGTGTACGAATACGTCAAGACCCATCCAGAACACCTGATCGATCGAGAGACGATGGTCAGGGATTATTGCCGTGGTGAATTGCGGCGCCTGGGCGAGGGCGTGAATCAATCGCCGGAGGGGGTGTTCAATCGTTTCTTCGAGCAATGGCCGGATGAGCAGCAGCGTTTCACCGCGATCAATGCCTTGAGTGATCAATTCGCTGCGCTGGCGAGTGAACTCAATCAGTGGCAGCAGCGCGTGGTGGTGTCGGCAGAATCGCTGCGCGAACTCATCGCGCGATCAAACCTGGCCCAAGTCCTCAAAACCAGTTGGCGCAAGGGCATGTTCAAGCGCTATGGCGCGACGCTCAGCGCTTCGACCGTGGATTTGTCGGGGTTGATGCTCAGCGAACTGCCGGTATTGCCCGCTGACGCGTTTGCGCATGTGCGCACGCTGCTGCTCAGCGGCCAGCGCGTTGCCGCCGCGCAGGTGCGCGGTTTTGTCAGCGCATTCAGCGAAGTGCGCACCCTTGATCTGAGTGACAATGCCTTGCACGAATGGCCGATCGAGTCGCAGGGGCTTTCGCGCCTGGTCCACCTCGACCTCGCCGACAATCTGTTGACCGATACTTCACGCCTGCAGAGCGGATTGAGCGCATTGCCGGCGCTCGAACAGCTGAATCTGCGCAACAATCCGTTAAGCGAACTGAACGTCGACAGCCTGCAGCGATTGAAGGCTCTCGACCTGCACGGAACACACTTGCAGCAGTGGCCGGCAGGGGCCGAAAGTCTGCCACAACTGTCGTGGCTGGATCTGCGCGACACCCGTATCGGCACGCTGCCGCCTGCCGTGCTCGAGAGCACCGCACTGCTCAATTCCAACCTGAGCGGTGCCCCTCTGACCGCCGCAGCGTCGGCCGACCTGCGTGTGGCGCAACGGCGGCTCGAGCACACCATCGGCCTGCCTGAGGGCGCGCTGGATGCGTTTGCCCGGCAACCGGTACCGGCGACTTTTCCGCCGGTGGAGAACGGTGTTTCAGTGGCCCGCCAGTTGCTGCCGCTGACGCCGGCACCGGTCAGTACCGGGCTGACACGCATGCGCCAGAACCTGCAGCGGTTGCAACCGGCCTTTACCGACGAACACGCCATGCAGATGATCGAGGCGCTGCGTAACGAGGGTGCGACCGATGTGCAGATCGGCGAGCGGATCACGGGTTGGAGCCAGACGTTTGAAACCCTCGTCCGCCGCCTCAACGGCTGGCTGTATACCCGGGAAACCCGTGGTGTCGACTGGGTCATCTCCTCGCAATCGCGCAGCCTGGCGGCGTGGCGCATCCTCACCTGCTGGCGCGCAAGGTTATCGGTTCCCGGGGTTGATGCGGTTCTCGATCTCAACGGTCTGCAATTGGGCGATTTACCGCCAGTGCCCGAGGACTTCGGGCATGTCGGCAGCTTGAACCTGACAGGCACACGAGTGACGGCCGAGGGCAGTAACGGGTTTCTCAAATCTTTCTCTCATCTGCGTAATCTGACCCTCAATGGCAATGAACTCACAGCGCTGCCTGATGGCGTCCGGCAAATGCCGGAACTTGAGCGGCTTGAACTTTCCAGCAACAACTTCAGTGACAGCGAGCATCTGTATGATGCGCTGTCCGGCCTGGAGCATCTGCAGACCCTGGACCTGAGCTACAACCACCTCGAGGCGTTCGACGTCAGCTATTTCGAACATTTGCGAAGTCTGGATCTGCGCAACAATAACCTCGCCGAGTGGCCGGCCGGTGCGCTGGATGCGCAACACCTGCGGACACTGAACCTGAGTCGCAACGACATCACCGCCATCCCCGAAGAGGCGCTGGACGGTCAGCACGATGAGCTGATGGACGGCACCGACCTGACTGACAACTACAACCTGTCTGAGGACTCTCTAGACAGGCTCAGAACCTATCAGGCTGCGGGCCAGCGTCAGCGAGTGCTCGGTTTCTCGCGATCCGATCTGGAGGAAATGGCTGACGACGTTGCCGGCGGGCTCAGTGAAACCACTGACAGTATCGAGTCCGACGAAACCCTCCCGGGCGAACAGGCCCATGCGCAACAGAAGGCGCCGTGGCTGGCGAATCTGCCGGCGGAGCAGGCGTCCGCGCGAGACATACTCTGGGATCAACTCGCGGCGGAACCGGATAGCGCGGCATTCTTCCATTTGCTTGACCGATTGCAAGACACCCAGGAGTTTCGGGTGGCCAACGCCGATCTGACCCGACGCGTGTGGATGGTCATGGAGGCAGCCGCCGCCAACACTGAGCTGCGCGAGGTGATTTTCGCCGGCTCGGCCACACACGGGACTTGCGTGGACGGGCGCATCCTTACGTTCAGTGGTCTGGAGAGCAAGGTCTTCACCTACAACGCCTTGCTCGATTTACCGGCCGGCCGCCCGGGAATCCGCGGCGAGGCCTTGTTGTCCCTGTCGCGGCAGCTGTTCCGGCTGGACAAGGTCGATGAACTGGCAAAAGCCGCGGCTGCGCGCAGTGGTTTCGACGAAGCCGAAGTCCGTCTCGGTTACCGGATCGGTCTGACCGGGGGCTGGGACGATGGACTGGAATTGCCCGGGCAGCCGAAAAACATGAAATTTGCCTCCGGTGTCACCCCGCAGCAGTTGGTCAATGCGCGCGCCGAGGTGGTCAGCGCGGAACGCTCCGACAGATTTCTGGAGGACCTGATCCAGCGCGACTACTGGCTGGACTATCTCAAGGAGCAGCAGCCTGAAGCGTTCAGGCAAATGGATGAAGTGCAGCTGATGGAGGAGGGCGAGGACGAAGCGTTGAGTGCTGACGATCCGCTGTATCTGAGCAGGCTGTTCGATCAGGCGGCCGCGCGAAATGCCAGGCTCATCGAATTGTCGCGACGGGAGATCGAACAGATCGGCTTGTCTGCCGGCAACGCACAAATGCCCGGTTCCTCCGGGCAATTGTCAGGCGGGTAA